The Trichomycterus rosablanca isolate fTriRos1 chromosome 6, fTriRos1.hap1, whole genome shotgun sequence DNA segment taaaatacaatgtgTGTATGTCACAAATTGCACAAAAAAATCTGACTGGtgcaataaagaaaaataaatttacattctACTACCCACAGTTTAATTTACAATGCAAAGAGCCAGTGGTGTATGTTTCCAGATTTGAACAGGtaattaaaaaaactttaattgaTTTGGTAGGAAAATCTCAATCCGTCCCAAAAAGTGTATTTTGCTTAATCCCAACCCCAGTTTGGCCTGGTAGTCTGTGGTagcatttttgtaaatattataattaatattataaactaaatgatttatgttccttGTAGCTATGTGTCTTACTTGTAATGTAGACCCACAGAATTGACCACAGCCCTGATCAGGGTTAAGTGATTAGTTAAGGTAAACTTGAAtataattcataaataaaactaTAGAAATATCTGTATGGAACACGGTGACTGCACacttattttgttattttttaattttctttttttttttacatctattATCTAATAGCATAGAACAAGATAATTTCTTAAAAATCTGATTAATCTGAACCTGATCTGCTGTTCACACAGACCCCAGTACAGCAGACTTGGCCAAGCTGTCTAATGCCATAGTGGACCTGGCGCTGAGGGACTCGTCCTTATGCAGAGATGCAGGACGTATCTGTTACGCTTTAGCGCAGGTGAACATCAATCCAGTGTTTACTTCTAACAGTTCTctaaattattattcttattattgttaGAATTTCACCTCTAAAGACCCATCTATCAAGTTTGCGTATGTTACCTCTCGTATAAGTCCCATAGGTCCTAACAGAATTTATAAAGACTTTTGCCAACAGTCATTCTCTAccataaacaagctttaaaccTGTTTATAAACTTGTTCACTTTAGAACTTCAGAACCTCAAACACTACATTTTTACTTCTTGCACACATTAGGTCTGTCCTAAGATTGCAGTTGCTGCCATTAactaaaaacaacacatttattGTGTAATCAATCTGAATAGTTAGTTTTATTTGCACTGTTGTCTGAATTGCTGCATTATttacagaaaagttgggacactttgttaaatgcagcaaaaattctcttaaatctttatttcacTGACAAAAATAGAAAGAGTtttgtttcactgatcaacGTCATTGTAATTCGTATATATTAACAAAATTAGAATTTGATCTCTGAAACAAACccaaaaaaggtgggacagttACTGTTGTGTTTTAGTAACTGTTTTCTGGAGTACTTgcgagcccatgtggctatatttatcacagcagtATGATGGTTTCTTGTACAATGTCGCCTTAGGTTTGTGGTTGCATTTGTCCCATTTTTAAGTGTTGCAGGGATCAAATttgaaataattatatttacaaaatactgtTAGGTTGATCAGTTAAAACATTGGAAAATtattctttctacttttatccaatttaaaaaaaataaagtgggACAAAAACAAATCACAGGTTCCTCTTTTTTACCAAATGTAACTAAATGTACCATTTTCTCCAGAAATGAGTTTTGTACATGAAAGTGTATGATACTGAAGTAATTCTGATTggggtttttttattattactttatggCAGAAGGAGGTGAAGCAGAGCGGTACAAGTGTATTCAGGGGGAACTTGTTAACTCGACTACAGCAGGAGTTTATGAGGAGGGAGCAGACAAGGCAGCGCTCTGTACAGGACTGGGTTCGTGTCGTCTCACTCCTCTGTAACATCTTCGACTGTCTGAAGGTCAGTGATCTTTAACATGTGGGAGGAACATTGGTTGGATtatttgttgtactgtatagtaagatgtgtgtgtttgtgtgtgtgcacgtgtgtgtgcagGTAAATAACTCTCCAATGTTAGCGTTGGTGGAGCCGCTTTATGATTGTTTATTCAGACTTGCTCAGCCGGATTCGCTCGTTAATGAAGAGGAGGTGAGAGTGCCTTCACATCACACTGGTTCATCTCTAATTATGTAGATAATTCCATAGTAGTCTTTTACAGTGTGTTCAATAGCCCACCACCTCTAAGAACCAGGTTTAGTTtttagtggtgctatcagctggccaggtgtctacatggacatgattggctatatctttGGGAGGGATGGGGCGGGTGGCTGAAACCCTGCGATAGTTTTTcccctgtccagtgtgttccTGCTATTCGCACAGGTGATTAaagcttattatttattaaattgaaATTAGCTTGACCAGGGATGGTATTACACGTAGAGATTAATTTAACGAACCAAGTTTATCAGTTTAGAACAGGCTCTTAGTTGGGGGCTCATCCAGGATTTAGTGGTTACGTATTGTCTGTCTATTATTGAAGTATGTGAACCCAAGCATTTCTtgggtttaaaataaataaaaaaaggataTTGCTGAACCTACTACTGAACCACACTGTCCTGTGAGTTAGTTACTTTTGGCATGTAAGGAAGCAtcctgacccatctgtgcagccaccCATTGCAAAGCCATGACAGTGtagtgacatgacatgacatgaccATTTTGCCCACAAACCCTCCTGCTATTTCACAAAATTTatctatattatttatattttctattaAACAATCAACATCTTCCTgtacatttttttcttcttttgctGGTACACTAAGCATGGTAATTGTTGAAATAAACACTGTTTGTTGGTAGGTGGACTGCTTGGCTCTTCAGCTTCACCGTGTGGGGGATCAGCTGGAGAAGATGAATGGCGGTCGGATGGATGAACTCTTCTTCCTTTTGCGAGATGGTTTCCTTCTGCAGGAGGATCCGAGCTCCATGGGCCGCTTGCTGCTCCTCGAGCTGCTCGAGTTCCGTGCCGCTGGGTGGAGGCTTAGCAAAAATGCTCAACACTATTACTACAGCGAGGTGGTGGAGTGAGAGTTGAGGATGAGCAGGGTGGAGAACAGTGATAAATCCACACCTTCATTCTTCAGGGTTTATTCAACTGCCTGAGCCTCCTGTGATACTTTGATCAAACCCGGTTTTACGAGGTTACGTTATATCAATGttatttaagtgtttattaCAAGTTGTGTTCTTGTGGCATCGTTTGCACTTTTTactctgtttcttgtttctttctgACACTATAAAAACTCAAGTGAACTTAATACtgtgaatataaacaaattcTCACCAGCATTACAGTCATTTAAAAGTTCTCACTGAAATCAGTGCAACTGAACTCAGGTgcacttttttaaaagaaagtgtGTTTTTGGATACAGTGTGTCtctttgtataaataaaattttaaaaatgttatataaTATCCTGCTGAGTGAGGTGTTATTAAAAGTATAAAGCAGTATATTACATTATAAGTGTattaaaccatgtttttattgcttttttctgTCTTTATCCCACATCTTATCaattaatataatacaatatatatttaaaaatatttacaaaatataattggccagacatgattggttatgtacTGAGGCGGTGAATGGGGCTGCACAGCCTATTCATTGTCAGCACTTGCCAGTGTGCACTCAGTGCtgatcccaagcccagataaaataaggaAGGCCCCGTCAGGAATAAACACAACCACTAAGCCGATGGtggtgtaaagcttgcttgccTGTGAAATCTCACATGTTCCTTTAGCTTTATATCCATGGCGTTCATATTTGTTGATGGTTTTTGGAGTACTGACTGAAATTTTATCTCAGCATAAGAAGACTGTTCCATGTTATAATCGGTTCAGTTAAGCAACTTGTACTTCTTAAATTACAGTTTTATAAAGTATACAAATTAAGTGCCGTCAAGTCAATTCCAACTCCTGGgaccatataataataaaataataataataagttcaatttatatagcgcctttcacaaacCCAAGGACACTTTACAATATGTACACAAAACCCTTTGAGAAGtgtaaagaaaacagaaaagttTTTAATTGAGTCTTGAATGAGGAGAGAGTAGAACAGTCGCGAAGAGACTGAGGTAAAGAATTCCACAGACTCGGAGCAGCAGCACCAATTTTAGTTTAAATCGCGGGACTGCCAGAAGTCCAGTACCAGAAGCTCTGAGGGTGCGAGAGGGAACATATGGCTAAATAAGTTCCAGTTCCCTAAGGTGGGAAGGGACAAGACCATGTAGAATTTAAATATGGATACATACATTTATCTCTTACTTATGGATAGTGcttgggtcttcaggcttccTAATGGCTTGTTTACTGGTAGCCTAGTAGATagagcagccactgttgggcccttgagtaaggcccttaaccctctctgggACAAGCTGGGAAATGCAgaataagaatttcattgtactatacacaagtatatataaaaaataaaggcatttttctTCCTCTCTAACTATAGCCATTCATATTGTTGTCTAGCATCATTGTCTTTTCATAGTGTGTCCAGAATAAGGAGAACCTTAGTATGGGCTTCTGTTGAGATGTTTGGTTTGATTTGATCCAGGATTCATTTGTTTGACTTTGTCTTCCAAGTTATTATCAAAAGTCCTCGCAAGCACCAAAGTGCAAAAGCACTGATATTCTTACTGTCCTCCTTTTTATTGTCTAGTTTTCACAACCATAAAGAACCATAGAGATCATCACAGTGTGGGCTTTATCTGCAGAGGCAAATCTTTTCCAGTTCTATATTTGCAGATCAGTGTGGTATTTTCTGACTGCTGGATCCTTGGCTGTTAATAATTGATCCAAGCAGGTAAAAGCTGTTCACCACCACCACATCTTCTCCATCACTGGTAAGGATCCTTACTGATGCCATGACTTTTGTCATATATTTCTTGCTCTGTTGTTTAACTTTACTACTGTATAAACTAGTATTTGCGTACTGTAACACTATTAAGTACTAACTGTGTAAACTCATGACCACAGCTGTATATTTTCTGTTTCTGCTTCATAGGCTGATCTCACCCAACACTAAAGCTATTGAAATAAGGCAGCTGCACTCATAGAAAGGCTTAAGCGTTTAAAATCAGCGACACACACATTTCCTTCTCCTACAGTGACTTCCACAACATCATCTAAAAATAAAGCAGTGATTGTAATCAGTAATTGAATGTTTATGTCTCAATCTGGCATTATTTCTTATCAAGTAGGtttgaggttttttttccccaccTATATTCTAAAAATTCCCGCCTTATGGTTATTTTTAATTGGACCAGACAACTGTCAATCAAGGTTTGCTCCTGGAAATATTTTGACAACCAACCACATTACAGGAGGCGGGAAAGTAAGAGCCAATCAGTTTGCAGGAAAGTCGGGATTTATTGGAAAACGGGTAGGAAACGAAGCGTTGCTTGAGGGAGAACTGTAGAGACACAACAGCGATGGCGGACGAGAAGCCAAAGGTAAGCAGGAACAGAAATAATATGCTCATACCAGTTTATAGCGTGTTAGCGCTTTGTATAGGTCCGGTGTATGTCATTTGTATGTAATAAATACACTTTTATTATACATTCTGTTGCACTTTCTGCCGTAGTACTGTTGTTAATTAGCTACCATGCTAACGGCCCTGCTAACATGCTAACGCTGGCTACAATATAAAGC contains these protein-coding regions:
- the mif4gda gene encoding MIF4G domain-containing protein A isoform X1; translated protein: MMDEKHKECKMQGFDSETQQMIQAALLNPSTADLAKLSNAIVDLALRDSSLCRDAGRICYALAQKEVKQSGTSVFRGNLLTRLQQEFMRREQTRQRSVQDWVRVVSLLCNIFDCLKVNNSPMLALVEPLYDCLFRLAQPDSLVNEEEVDCLALQLHRVGDQLEKMNGGRMDELFFLLRDGFLLQEDPSSMGRLLLLELLEFRAAGWRLSKNAQHYYYSEVVE
- the mif4gda gene encoding MIF4G domain-containing protein A isoform X2, with the translated sequence MMDEKHKECKMQGFDSETQQMIQAALLNPSTADLAKLSNAIVDLALRDSSLCRDAGRICYALAQEVKQSGTSVFRGNLLTRLQQEFMRREQTRQRSVQDWVRVVSLLCNIFDCLKVNNSPMLALVEPLYDCLFRLAQPDSLVNEEEVDCLALQLHRVGDQLEKMNGGRMDELFFLLRDGFLLQEDPSSMGRLLLLELLEFRAAGWRLSKNAQHYYYSEVVE